From a region of the Deltaproteobacteria bacterium genome:
- a CDS encoding protein kinase: MAKLISLGEAVTRGEKKTLEYLQKKLPVDWVIFGNVQVTTGELTREIDAIIVGDRCVWAVDEKGFTGPITGDEHTWIFENGTARERVLNNILHAAKMLKGKLATMDSRLSAIWVEGVVILSAPDVQLRVNDSRISAHVCQLADVDSFFGQVSCQGKKLSPHERELIEGLIAGEKVVARIKQRLQRISHYRLLEKLAAGPVVQSYRAEREKFGEEVLLKLYDFSYLPEPHSREEWQKRAERECRTLSKLRNIPGVVRVVESFQEVSGYGGDLYFFALDLPSGPSLASRLAEVEWSAENRLAAAKRLCEIVKSFHDAKVIHRQLTPANIYFYQTDYDFVVTGFELSKLPTSSLHPLDDLPQSPYQAPEVTESLHNASEASDVYSLGVILFEIFSGAKPFGNRPRQPQDPEPELHFWGDLSDLVKLDDLQALIQLMVAYDSKERLKNLSEALDLLEELLQHKPISLPRPKPSLHPLPQGAQIGDYIILGYLGTGGCFHAYRVARHEEDSQEYVAKVLRYPELLESARWAFNALSVLDHPNIIRAFDVRTAPESSYHLLEKYVPGKSCRDIIAQGRTSAPQVAKWAMALANALAYMETRNPAVYHGDISPTNIIIDKDQPYLIDFGLAYLGGTGPLGGIVGTAPYRPPERDLPNVDWPPSGDVYSLGLVLCALLFGELPYDCEGGVWNKQKIREDFFSSTNLASRELLEVLRRAIAPEAMDRFANAQEFRQALVACPELGDKAPLIQQERGIVPYLTEAIKVYNLGACNAENRGLDSPFARATYVPTDLDRELMPKILNHRFALVILAGNPGDGKTAFLQQLALRLGFEGEFLPLNHWILEHGGWTYECVLDGSAADSLRGLSSEEVLERLFDPLVNAGEIPDLAATLGRTQLLAINDGRLLEFLNDRQQKSNWLLDHLARFFDPELGQPHPEIVLVDLNRRSLVAGDNLQSAFDEILTALLMGGWGEFKPADDPWQICQSCRAAPSCHVRFHVETLRNPVLGAQVRERLKTLLAIVHSQGRLHITIRELRSMLAYIIFGEQPCEEIHQELEEAPQKEDAGESRFEEFMKRQKRKLYFERVFTTGERGGRLLAELVDFDPGKVDNPRLDRFIASSLKSPERLEDLFTGAADRMPHRALKWITEIPSDQNPFSGFAEVRRRLFFEGKSPEEERHARAYSWLEMTPFRSFPKWVENLTAFRQGRYELPDDLCRLVCRGISLTDNVPEDLLDRYLAVRTAASPKTELIVVRLFELEKFRLTWESSETQALILSALPTAMLLQYGPEADPTLEISAELFELLIRFAEGYRLGSAELEGVAANLELFKNRLLAMPAKEVCLLHPSLGSYRARQELQEGTRRIILEAMS, translated from the coding sequence ATGGCAAAATTAATCTCTCTTGGTGAGGCGGTCACGCGCGGCGAAAAGAAAACCTTAGAATATCTTCAAAAGAAATTGCCGGTGGACTGGGTGATATTTGGCAATGTCCAGGTAACCACCGGGGAACTTACTAGAGAGATCGACGCTATTATCGTTGGCGACCGCTGTGTCTGGGCAGTGGATGAAAAAGGGTTTACTGGTCCCATCACCGGCGACGAGCACACATGGATTTTTGAAAACGGCACCGCCCGGGAACGGGTCCTAAACAATATTCTACATGCCGCTAAGATGCTCAAGGGCAAACTGGCCACCATGGATTCCAGATTGTCGGCCATTTGGGTGGAGGGCGTCGTTATCCTATCAGCGCCTGATGTTCAATTGCGGGTGAATGATTCACGGATTTCAGCCCATGTCTGCCAGTTGGCCGATGTTGATAGTTTTTTTGGCCAAGTCTCATGTCAAGGCAAAAAACTATCACCCCACGAAAGAGAGCTAATCGAAGGGCTTATCGCTGGGGAAAAAGTAGTGGCCCGTATCAAACAGCGACTTCAAAGGATCAGTCATTATCGTCTTCTGGAAAAACTTGCGGCTGGCCCGGTGGTGCAGTCCTATCGGGCCGAAAGGGAGAAATTCGGGGAAGAAGTCCTTCTGAAACTTTATGATTTTTCTTACCTACCTGAGCCCCATTCCAGAGAGGAATGGCAAAAACGGGCTGAGCGGGAATGTAGGACCTTATCAAAATTGCGCAATATTCCGGGGGTGGTCAGGGTAGTAGAGAGCTTCCAGGAAGTTTCCGGATATGGGGGAGACCTTTATTTCTTTGCATTGGATTTACCTTCAGGACCTTCCTTGGCCTCAAGGTTGGCAGAAGTGGAATGGTCTGCGGAAAACCGCCTGGCGGCAGCCAAGCGTCTATGCGAGATCGTGAAAAGCTTCCATGATGCCAAAGTAATTCATCGGCAACTTACCCCGGCAAACATATATTTTTATCAAACGGATTACGACTTCGTTGTCACTGGCTTTGAGTTGTCTAAGCTTCCCACCTCCTCGCTCCACCCTCTTGATGACCTTCCCCAATCGCCTTACCAAGCTCCAGAAGTCACGGAATCCTTACACAACGCCAGCGAGGCCTCAGATGTTTACTCCTTAGGGGTGATTTTATTTGAGATATTTTCTGGCGCTAAACCTTTTGGGAACCGCCCTCGTCAACCTCAAGACCCCGAGCCGGAATTGCACTTTTGGGGAGACTTGTCTGATCTGGTCAAATTAGATGATCTCCAAGCCTTGATTCAGTTGATGGTAGCTTACGATTCTAAAGAGCGCCTAAAAAACTTGTCCGAAGCGCTGGACCTCTTGGAGGAATTGCTCCAACATAAACCGATCTCTTTGCCCAGACCTAAGCCAAGCCTGCATCCCTTACCTCAAGGAGCCCAGATAGGAGACTATATCATCTTAGGCTATTTGGGCACCGGTGGCTGTTTTCATGCCTACCGCGTGGCTAGGCATGAGGAGGATTCCCAAGAATATGTGGCTAAGGTGTTGCGCTATCCGGAACTGTTGGAATCGGCCAGGTGGGCCTTTAATGCATTGAGTGTTCTGGATCATCCCAATATCATCAGGGCCTTTGATGTCAGGACCGCGCCTGAGTCCTCTTACCATCTCCTGGAGAAATATGTTCCTGGCAAATCTTGCCGGGATATTATCGCTCAGGGAAGGACCTCCGCTCCCCAGGTTGCCAAATGGGCTATGGCTCTGGCCAATGCCTTGGCCTATATGGAAACTCGCAATCCTGCGGTTTACCATGGGGACATTAGTCCGACCAATATCATCATCGATAAGGATCAGCCGTATTTGATTGATTTCGGCCTAGCGTATTTGGGAGGAACCGGCCCTTTAGGGGGAATTGTCGGCACCGCGCCGTATCGCCCGCCGGAACGCGATCTCCCTAATGTTGATTGGCCCCCCAGTGGCGATGTTTATTCCCTGGGGTTGGTCCTTTGTGCACTGCTCTTTGGCGAACTGCCCTACGATTGTGAGGGAGGGGTTTGGAATAAGCAGAAGATCAGAGAGGACTTTTTTTCATCTACCAATCTGGCCAGCCGAGAACTTCTCGAAGTATTGCGCCGGGCCATCGCCCCGGAAGCCATGGATAGATTTGCCAATGCCCAAGAGTTCCGGCAGGCTTTAGTGGCTTGTCCCGAACTGGGAGACAAAGCGCCTTTAATACAACAAGAACGGGGGATAGTCCCCTATCTGACCGAAGCCATAAAAGTTTATAACCTGGGAGCCTGCAATGCTGAGAATCGAGGTCTAGATAGCCCTTTTGCCCGGGCTACTTATGTGCCCACCGATCTGGACCGTGAATTAATGCCAAAAATTCTTAATCATCGGTTTGCCCTGGTAATCCTGGCTGGCAATCCTGGAGATGGGAAAACCGCGTTTTTGCAACAATTGGCTCTTAGACTGGGATTTGAAGGCGAATTTCTGCCTTTGAATCATTGGATCCTGGAACATGGCGGGTGGACTTATGAGTGCGTTCTGGATGGCTCCGCCGCCGATAGTCTGCGGGGTCTGTCCAGCGAGGAAGTATTGGAGCGTCTGTTTGATCCGTTGGTCAATGCTGGAGAAATTCCAGACTTGGCAGCCACCCTGGGACGCACCCAACTATTGGCTATCAATGATGGTCGTTTGCTAGAGTTTCTAAATGATCGACAACAGAAATCCAACTGGCTTCTTGATCACCTTGCTCGATTCTTTGATCCCGAGCTGGGCCAGCCGCACCCGGAAATCGTTCTGGTGGACCTTAACCGTAGGTCTCTGGTAGCAGGGGACAATCTGCAAAGCGCTTTTGATGAAATCCTCACAGCTCTTTTGATGGGCGGTTGGGGCGAATTTAAACCCGCAGATGACCCCTGGCAAATTTGTCAAAGTTGCCGCGCCGCGCCTTCTTGTCATGTGCGGTTTCATGTTGAAACTTTGCGGAATCCGGTTTTGGGGGCCCAGGTGCGGGAACGCCTTAAAACTCTCCTGGCTATTGTCCACAGCCAGGGGCGTCTGCATATTACTATTCGTGAACTGAGATCTATGTTGGCCTATATCATTTTTGGTGAACAACCCTGCGAAGAAATTCACCAAGAGTTGGAAGAGGCGCCTCAGAAGGAAGATGCAGGTGAAAGCCGATTCGAGGAATTTATGAAACGGCAAAAAAGAAAACTCTATTTTGAACGGGTTTTCACCACCGGAGAACGGGGTGGGCGTCTCCTGGCCGAATTGGTGGATTTCGATCCGGGAAAAGTGGATAACCCGCGCTTGGACAGGTTTATCGCTTCCTCACTGAAATCCCCGGAACGTCTAGAAGACCTTTTTACCGGCGCCGCGGACCGGATGCCCCATCGTGCTTTGAAATGGATCACGGAGATACCAAGTGATCAAAATCCATTCTCGGGTTTTGCGGAAGTCCGCCGCCGCCTGTTTTTTGAGGGAAAATCCCCAGAAGAGGAACGGCATGCAAGGGCATATTCCTGGTTGGAGATGACCCCTTTCCGCAGCTTTCCAAAGTGGGTGGAGAACCTAACCGCTTTCCGGCAAGGACGATATGAACTGCCCGATGACTTATGCCGACTCGTATGCCGAGGTATCTCTCTCACGGATAATGTGCCGGAGGACCTGCTGGATCGCTATCTGGCGGTGCGCACTGCGGCCAGTCCTAAAACTGAGCTTATTGTGGTCCGGCTTTTCGAACTGGAGAAATTCCGCCTGACCTGGGAAAGCTCTGAGACCCAGGCCTTAATATTGAGCGCTTTGCCCACGGCGATGTTGCTCCAGTATGGCCCTGAAGCCGATCCCACTCTGGAGATTTCCGCTGAACTTTTTGAACTGCTGATCCGTTTTGCCGAGGGGTATCGCTTGGGGTCGGCCGAACTGGAAGGAGTAGCGGCCAACCTGGAACTCTTTAAAAACCGGCTGCTGGCCATGCCGGCCAAAGAAGTCTGTCTGCTGCATCCCAGCCTGGGTTCTTACCGCGCCCGACAGGAACTCCAGGAGGGCACCCGCCGCATTATTCTGGAGGCGATGTCATGA
- a CDS encoding type I restriction endonuclease subunit R — MTVTDTTEAGLEALIVHSLVHEAGYQPGRNEDYDRDHAVDLAKLKSFLEATQPKAAAALDLAQESPKRNQFLHRLQGEIAKRGVIDVLRRGIKHGPLSLDLFYGTPTPGNVKAEQRFAANIFSITRQLRYSKDETQLSLDLCLFINGLPVATFELKNRLTKQTVADAVQQYQRDREPKELLFQFGRGMVHFAVDDQEVRMCTHLKGKDSWFLPFNQGWQDGAGNPPNESGIKTDYLWKRILTKTGLTDIIENYAQIVEERDDKGRKKLKQIFPRYHQLDVVRKLLADAQVSGVGKRYMIQHSAGSGKSNSIAWLAHQLIGLKDGGQPQFDSIIVVTDRRVLDKQIKDTIKQFAQVSATVGHAERSGDLRRFLQSGKKIIISTIQKFPFILDEIGDEHRGRKFAIIIDEAHSSQGGRTAAKMSMVLSEHGGEQEEEDYEDRINRIMEARKMLPNASYFAFTATPKNKTLEIFGEPVPEGDKVRHRPFHSYTMKQAIQEGFILDVLASYTPVDSYYRLMKTVEDDPEFDTKKAQKKLRRYVESHEHAIRQKAEIMIDHFHDMVIGRRKIGGQARAMVVTSGIERAIQYYHAFKAYLKERKSPYEAIVAFSGEHDYGGQKVTEASLNGFPSGQIEKKFQQDPYRFLIVAEKFQTGYDEPLLHTMYVDKQLAGIKAVQTLSRLNRARPQKTDTFVLDFLNDVDTITKAFADYYRTTILSEETDPNKLHDLKATLDGYQVYAWSQVEQLVELFLGGADREKLDPILDACVAVYNSDLDEDGQVDFKGKAKAFVRTYQFLASILPYSNAEWEKLSIFLNFLIPKLPAPKEDDLSKGILETIDMDSYRVEVKESLKIALPDEDAEIGPVPASGGGRKPEPKLDKLSNIIKAFNDQFGNIDWKDKDRIGQVISEEIPALVAADRAYQNAMKNSDKAAARLEHDRALQKVIIGMLSDHTELFKQFSDNPGFKKWLSDTNFAITYEETGI, encoded by the coding sequence ATGACTGTCACTGACACCACCGAAGCCGGTCTAGAGGCCCTCATCGTCCATTCCTTGGTGCATGAGGCCGGTTACCAGCCGGGTCGCAACGAGGACTATGACCGCGATCATGCGGTGGACCTGGCCAAGCTTAAGTCCTTCCTGGAGGCCACCCAGCCCAAGGCGGCGGCTGCGCTAGATTTAGCCCAAGAGAGTCCCAAACGCAACCAATTCCTGCACCGGTTGCAGGGCGAGATCGCCAAACGCGGCGTCATCGACGTGCTGCGCCGCGGGATCAAGCATGGGCCATTGAGCCTGGACCTGTTCTACGGCACCCCTACCCCCGGCAATGTCAAGGCCGAACAACGGTTTGCCGCCAATATCTTCAGTATCACCCGGCAACTGCGCTACAGTAAGGACGAGACCCAACTGTCTCTGGACCTCTGCCTCTTTATCAACGGCCTGCCAGTGGCCACCTTTGAGCTAAAGAACCGCTTGACCAAACAGACCGTGGCCGACGCAGTGCAACAATATCAGCGTGACCGGGAACCCAAGGAACTGCTGTTTCAGTTCGGCCGCGGTATGGTGCATTTTGCGGTGGATGACCAGGAAGTGCGGATGTGCACCCACCTGAAGGGCAAGGATTCATGGTTTTTGCCTTTTAATCAGGGCTGGCAGGACGGGGCCGGCAACCCGCCCAATGAGAGCGGCATCAAGACGGATTACCTCTGGAAGCGGATTCTGACCAAGACCGGACTGACGGACATCATCGAGAACTATGCCCAGATCGTGGAGGAGAGGGACGACAAAGGGCGGAAGAAGTTGAAGCAGATTTTCCCCCGTTACCATCAGCTCGACGTGGTGCGGAAGCTCCTGGCCGACGCGCAGGTTAGCGGCGTGGGCAAACGGTATATGATCCAGCACTCGGCCGGCAGCGGCAAGAGCAACTCCATCGCCTGGCTGGCACACCAGCTTATCGGCCTGAAGGACGGCGGCCAGCCGCAATTTGACTCCATAATTGTGGTTACCGACCGGCGGGTGTTGGACAAGCAGATCAAGGATACGATTAAGCAGTTTGCCCAGGTGTCGGCCACGGTGGGCCATGCCGAAAGAAGCGGCGACCTGCGGCGCTTCCTCCAGAGTGGCAAGAAGATCATTATCTCGACCATCCAGAAGTTTCCATTCATTTTAGACGAGATCGGCGATGAGCACCGGGGCCGGAAATTTGCCATTATCATTGATGAGGCCCACTCCAGCCAAGGCGGGCGGACCGCTGCCAAGATGAGTATGGTGCTGTCCGAACATGGCGGCGAACAGGAGGAGGAAGACTACGAGGACAGAATCAACCGGATCATGGAGGCCCGGAAGATGCTGCCCAACGCCAGTTACTTCGCCTTCACCGCCACTCCCAAAAACAAGACCCTGGAAATTTTTGGTGAGCCGGTGCCCGAAGGGGATAAGGTCAGGCATCGGCCTTTTCACAGCTACACCATGAAGCAGGCCATTCAGGAGGGCTTCATCCTGGATGTGCTGGCCAGCTATACACCGGTGGACAGCTATTACCGCTTGATGAAGACGGTAGAGGACGATCCCGAATTCGATACCAAAAAGGCCCAGAAAAAACTGCGGCGCTACGTGGAGTCGCATGAACATGCGATCCGGCAGAAAGCCGAGATCATGATCGACCACTTCCATGACATGGTAATAGGGAGAAGAAAAATCGGTGGCCAGGCGAGGGCCATGGTGGTCACCAGCGGCATTGAGCGGGCGATCCAATATTACCATGCCTTTAAGGCTTACTTAAAAGAGCGCAAAAGCCCCTATGAGGCCATTGTGGCCTTTTCCGGCGAGCATGACTACGGAGGTCAGAAAGTTACCGAGGCATCATTAAATGGATTCCCCAGCGGTCAGATCGAAAAAAAGTTCCAGCAAGACCCCTACCGCTTTTTAATTGTGGCGGAAAAGTTCCAGACCGGCTACGATGAGCCGCTGTTGCACACTATGTACGTGGATAAGCAGCTGGCCGGTATTAAGGCAGTGCAGACTTTATCACGGTTGAACCGGGCGCGCCCCCAAAAAACCGATACCTTTGTGCTCGACTTCTTGAATGATGTGGACACCATCACCAAGGCCTTTGCCGACTATTACCGCACCACGATACTAAGCGAGGAGACCGACCCGAACAAACTGCATGACTTGAAGGCGACGCTTGATGGCTACCAGGTCTATGCCTGGTCCCAGGTAGAGCAACTGGTTGAGCTATTCCTCGGGGGCGCAGACCGGGAGAAGCTGGACCCAATTCTTGACGCCTGCGTGGCCGTGTATAACAGTGACCTCGACGAGGACGGCCAAGTCGACTTTAAAGGAAAAGCCAAAGCCTTCGTGCGGACTTATCAGTTCCTGGCCTCGATCCTGCCCTATTCGAATGCCGAATGGGAGAAGTTATCGATATTCTTAAACTTCCTCATCCCGAAATTGCCAGCCCCGAAGGAGGATGACCTGTCCAAAGGCATCCTCGAAACCATAGATATGGACAGCTACCGCGTCGAAGTCAAGGAATCATTGAAAATCGCCTTGCCCGATGAAGACGCCGAGATCGGACCGGTGCCGGCCAGCGGCGGTGGCAGGAAACCCGAACCCAAACTTGACAAACTGAGCAACATTATCAAGGCGTTCAACGACCAGTTTGGCAACATTGACTGGAAGGACAAGGACCGGATTGGGCAGGTTATTTCTGAGGAAATCCCGGCGCTGGTGGCAGCCGATAGAGCTTACCAAAATGCCATGAAAAACTCCGACAAAGCCGCAGCCCGGCTGGAACACGACCGAGCGCTGCAGAAGGTAATCATCGGCATGCTGTCGGACCACACCGAGCTGTTCAAGCAGTTCAGCGATAACCCCGGGTTCAAAAAGTGGCTGTCAGATACTAACTTCGCGATCACCTATGAGGAAACCGGAATTTAG
- a CDS encoding DUF86 domain-containing protein: MKDDAFYVIKVIEEIDRIEKFTATGKEAFFSSDLIQYAVLRSLQNLGESIKHISDGAKATFPEVAWKGIIALRNVLVHDYLDIDLEEIWNIVQLDVPELKGQMDMLRQKLTG, translated from the coding sequence ATGAAAGATGACGCCTTTTATGTCATCAAGGTAATCGAAGAGATCGACCGTATTGAAAAATTCACTGCCACGGGCAAAGAGGCGTTTTTCTCCTCCGACTTGATCCAATATGCCGTGCTGCGGAGTCTCCAAAACTTAGGGGAATCCATTAAACACATATCAGATGGCGCCAAAGCAACCTTCCCGGAAGTAGCCTGGAAGGGTATCATCGCGCTGCGCAATGTCCTGGTGCACGATTATCTGGACATTGATTTGGAGGAAATTTGGAACATCGTGCAATTGGATGTGCCAGAGCTCAAAGGCCAGATGGACATGCTGCGGCAAAAATTAACCGGTTAA
- a CDS encoding nucleotidyltransferase family protein yields the protein MSVEQLLQEKREEILRIASRHGVRSVRVFGSAARGEAGEGSDLDLLIEAGPHRTPWFPGGLIADLESLLGCRVDVVTEKALHWYIRDRVLQEARPL from the coding sequence ATGTCTGTAGAACAGTTGCTGCAAGAAAAGCGGGAGGAGATTCTCAGGATCGCTAGTCGACACGGGGTTCGGAGCGTCCGGGTGTTCGGCTCCGCGGCCCGGGGGGAGGCCGGGGAGGGCAGCGACTTGGACCTGCTCATCGAGGCTGGTCCCCACCGGACCCCCTGGTTTCCCGGAGGTCTGATCGCCGATCTAGAGAGTCTTCTGGGTTGCCGGGTGGATGTGGTCACGGAAAAAGCGCTGCATTGGTATATCCGCGACCGGGTGTTGCAAGAGGCCAGGCCGTTATGA